A genomic stretch from Helianthus annuus cultivar XRQ/B chromosome 1, HanXRQr2.0-SUNRISE, whole genome shotgun sequence includes:
- the LOC118481303 gene encoding putative elongation factor TypA-like SVR3, chloroplastic, translating to MGMAAGINNSITPTLNPNQKGFLFSSPFIRTQLSVNRTLSSYSFGIKSPSFSNFRRNPLQNFVKCSISQAEATEIAAEKSTLVRRNDIRNIAIVAHVDHGKTTLVDAMLKQAKVFRDNQVVEERIMDSNDLERERGITILSKNTSITYKDTKMNIIDTPGHSDFGGEVERVLNMVEGILLVVDSVEGPMPQTRFVLKKALEFGHAVVVVVNKVDRPSARPEFVINSTFELFIELNASDEQCDFQAVYAIGLSGKAGLSPDNLANDLGPLFETIIRCIPGPKIKKDGSLQMLVTSTEYDEHKGKIAIGRLHAGVLNRGMDVRICTPGDACRFGKVSELFVFEKFYRAPAERVEAGDICAVCGIGDIQIGETIADKNDGKALPAIRVEEPTVKMAFSINTSPFVGREGKYVTSRNLRDRLYREIERNLAMKVEDGETADTFLVSGRGTLHITILIENMRRENYEFMVGPPKVINKKVDDKLLEPYEIATVEVPEEHMGSVVELLGKRRGQMFDMQGLGSEGTTLLKYKIPTRGLLGLRNAILTASRGTAILNTIFDSYGPWAGDMSTRDLGSLVAFEDGTSTSYALASSQERGQLFIKPGVEVYKGQIVGIHQRPGDLALNVCKKKAATNVRSNKEVSVVLDTPLDYSLDDCIEYIQEDELVEVTPKSIRMCKNPKMNKKAR from the exons ATGGGAATGGCTGCTGGAATTAACAACTCCATCACTCCAACCTTAAACCCTAATCAAAAGGGTTTCTTGTTTTCTTCACCCTTTATCAGAACCCAACTCTCTGTTAATCGTACCTTATCTTCTTATTCGTTTGGTATCAAGTCTCCATCTTTTTCAAATTTCAGAAGAAACCCACTTCAGAATTTTGTTAAGTGCTCGATTTCTCAAGCTGAGGCTACTGAAATTGCTGCAG AGAAAAGCACATTAGTGAGGAGAAATGACATAAGGAATATTGCAATTGTTGCGCATGTTGATCATGGAAAAACAACATTAGTGGATGCCATGTTGAAGCAAGCGAAA GTGTTTCGTGATAACCAAGTTGTAGAGGAAAGAATAATGGACTCAAACGACTTAGAGCGTGAGAGGGGAATAACAATTCTTAGCAAAAACACATCAATTACATACAAAGATACAAAAATGAATATTATTGACACTCCAGGCCATTCTGACTTTGGAGGTGAAGTAGAACGTGTTCTTAATATGGTCGAAGGAATTCTTTTAGTG GTAGATTCTGTTGAGGGCCCAATGCCGCAAACAAGATTTGTTTTAAAAAAAGCTCTTGAATTCGGGCatgcggttgttgttgttgtgaacAAGGTTGATAGACCATCTGCTCGTCCCGAATTTGTCATCAACTCCACCTTTGAACTCTTCATTGAACTAAACGCATCTGATGAACAG TGTGATTTCCAAGCGGTATATGCAATTGGTTTAAGTGGAAAGGCTGGACTTTCTCCTGATAATTTAGCCAACGATCTTGGACCGCTTTTTGAGACGATAATTAGATGCATACCCGGGCCAAAAATCAAGAAAGATGGTTCACTTCAAATGCTT GTAACAAGTACCGAATACGATGAACACAAAGGAAAGATAGCTATTGGACGTTTACATGCCGGTGTTCTAAATAGAGGCATGGATGTTCGT ATATGCACACCGGGTGATGCGTGCAGATTTGGAAAAGTGAGCGAATTatttgtgtttgagaaattttATAGGGCTCCTGCAGAACGTGTAGAGGCTGGTGATATTTGTGCAGTATGTGGTATTGGTGATATTCAG ATTGGGGAAACAATTGCCGATAAAAACGACGGGAAGGCGTTACCCGCCATTAGAGTGGAAGAACCAACCGTCAAAATGGCTTTCTCTATCAATACTTCACCATTTGTTGGTCGTGAG GGAAAGTACGTAACTAGTAGAAATTTACGAGATAGACTGTACCGTGAGATTGAAAGAAATTTGGCCATGAAAGTTGAAGACGGTGAAACTGCAGATACGTTCCTTGTTAGCGGACGTGGTACTTTACACATTACAATATTAATAGAGAACAT GCGAAGGGAAAACTACGAGTTCATGGTGGGACCCCCAAAAGTAATCAACAAGAAAGTTGATGACAAGTTGCTTGAACCTTATGag ATTGCCACTGTGGAAGTGCCTGAAGAACATATGGGATCGGTTGTTGAACTTCTCGGTAAAAGACGTGGTCAAATGTTTGATATGCAAGGACTCGG ATCTGAAGGAACAACACTACTCAAATACAAGATACCAACTCGTGGGCTTCTTGGACTGAGAAATGCAATTTTAACCGCTTCTCGAGGAACAGCAATTCTCAACACGATATTTGATAGTTACGGGCCATGGGCTGGTGACATGTCGACCCGTGATCTCGGATCGCTG GTTGCATTTGAAGATGGAACATCAACTTCTTATGCTTTAGCTAGTTCTCAAGAAAGAGGGCagttatttataaaacccgggGTAGAAGTTTATAAAGGTCAGATTGTCGGAATTCATCAACGACCCGGTGACCTGGCACTTAATGTTTGCAAAAAGAAAGCCGCTACAAATGTTCGTTCGAATAAAGAAGTTTCTG TTGTTCTTGACACACCATTGGATTACAGTCTTGATGATTGTATAGAGTATATCCAAGAAGATGAACTGGTGGAAGTAACTCCAAAGAGTATAAGAATGTGCAAGAATCCAAAAATGAACAAAAAGGCGAGGTGA